TCGGGCCGGCGCGCCGCCCACTTGCGGCCGCCGACGGAGGTCTTGCCGCCGGACGACTTCTTCGCCACCGAGACCAGCGGGGCCTTCGGGTCGGCGGACTCGGCGCGGGCGACCAGCTTGTAGACCATCGAGCAGGTCGGGTGCCCGGAGCCGGTCACCAGTTGGGTGCCGACGCCGTACGCGTCCACGGGCGCCGCGGCCAGTGAGGCGATCGCGTACTCGTCGAGGTCGGAGGTGACGATGATGCGGGTCTCGGTCGCGCCGAGCGCGTCGAGCTGCTGGCGTACCCGGTGGGCCACGAGGAGCAGGTCGCCGGAGTCGATGCGGACCGCGCCCAGCTCGGGGCCGGCCACCTCCACCGCCGTACGGACGGCCTCGGCGACGTCGTACGTGTCGACGAGCAGGGTGGTGCCCCGGCCGAGCGAGTCGACCTGGGCCCGGAAGGCGTCCCGTTCGCTGTCGTGCAGCAGGGTGAAGGCGTGGGCGCTGGTGCCCACGGTGGGGATGCCGTAGCGGAAGCCTGCGGCGAGGTCGGAGGTGGTGGTGAAGCCGCCGACGTACGCGGCGCGGGAGGCGGCGACCGCGGCCAGCTCGTGGGTGCGGCGGGCGCCCATCTCGACCAGCGGGCGCCCGCCGGCGGCGGAGGACATGCGGGAGGCGGCGGCCGCGATCGCGGAGTCGTGGTTGAGGATGGAGAGGATCACCGTCTCCAGGAGCACGCACTCGGCGAAGGAGCCCTCGACCCGCATGATCGGCGAGCCCGGGAAGTAGACCTCGCCCTCCGGGTAGCCCCAGATGTCACCCGAGAAGCGGTATCCGGCGAGCCACTGCGAGGTCTCCTCGTCGACGATGCCGCGCTCGCGCAGGAAACCGAGGACGGCCGCGTCGAAGCGGAAGTTCTCGACGGCGTCCAGGACCCGCCCGGTGCCCGCGACGACGCCGTAGCGCCGCCCCTCCGGCAGTCGCCGGGTGAAGACCTCGAACACGCTGCGCCGCTCGGCCGTGCCCGCTTTCAGGGCGGCCTGCACCATCGTGAGTTCGTACTGGTCCGTGAAGAGCGCCGTCGACGGAACGCCCACCCGTCGCCCACCACCACCCTTCTGAGGAAGCGCTTCGCGCCTTTCTTCTTGTGGCAGCCCGAGGTCCGCTGTGTTCATGGCAACGCATCGTACTCCCTTCTCGTCGGTGTGACGATTTCCGGGAAGCGTGGCAGCATGGGGCTGTGACGTCACCCGCTCCCCTTGAGATCGAACGCACCGAGTCGGCGGAGGAGGTCTTCGCCGTACCCGAGCCGGACGTCCCCTGGGTCACGATCGTCCACAACGACCCGGTCAACCTCATGAGCTATGTGACGTACGTCTTCCAGACGTACTTCGGCTACTCCAAGGACAAGGCCACCAAGCTCATGCTCGACGTCCACCACAAGGGCCGGGCGGTCGTCTCCAGCGGCAGTCGCGAGGAGATGGAACGCGACGTGCAGGCCATGCACGGCTACGGCCTGTGGGCCACCCTCCAGCAGGACCGGAAGTAGCCTCCCCTCATATGCCTGGACACTTCGAACCGATTCCCGGCGGCGGCGCGGCCGTCGCGCTCGACGACGTCGAGATCTCCATCATCCGGTCGCTGGCCGTGCAGCTCCTGGAGCTGATCGGCCCCGGCCCCGCCGAGGACGCGCCCGACGACCCGCTCGCCGAGCTCTTCGCCGAGGGGCCGAGCGAGCCCCCGGCCGACCCGGTGCTGCGCCGGCTCTTCCCGGACGCCTACACCGACCCGGAGGGCACCCCGGGGCCGAAGCGGGCCGACGAGCAGAAGGCGCACTCCGCCGAGTTCCGCCGCTTCACCGAGAACGACCTGCGGGCCGGCAAGCGCGAGAACGCCCTCGCGGTGGTCCGCTCGCTGGACGCGCTGGCCGCCGAGACGGCCGGTGCGGGCGGGGCTGCCGGTGCGGGCGGGGCGGTGCTGAAGCTGACGCCGCAGGAGTCCCAGCAGTGGCTGCGCGCGCTCAACGACCTGCGGCTCGCGATCGGCGCCCGGCTGGAGATCACCGACGAGGACGACACCGATCTCCTCTACCGGCTGCCGGACGAGGACCCGCGCAAGCCGATGGTGATGGCGTACCTGTGGCTGGGCGGGCTTCAGGAGACGCTCGTGACGACCCTCCTGCCGTGACCCTCCGCCCCTGACCCTCACCCTGACCCCTTATGCCGTGATCTGTGGCGGTTCGGCGTTCGCTCAGCGGACGCTCAAATCGGGATAACGATCCCATTACCCCGGCGGCCTGTTATGCCGTTCCGGGGTGCGCTTTGTCCGCTTCTTCCTGTGGTGTGCGCCACTTGTTCCGCCGGTGATCAGTCCGTGACGAGCGTCGCGGGCGTGATAGATCTTCACGATCGCCCGGCGGACGCCATCCCTGTCCCGCCGGGTGCGCCGTGTGGCCGACGGACCGTCGACCGGGCAACTCCAGTACATCGGGGGGATTCGGAGAAAGGCGCACCACACATGTCGGAGAAGGCCCCCGAAGAGGGGTACGAGCGCGGACTCGGCAGCCGCCAGGTCCAGATGATCGCGATCGGCGGCGCCATCGGCGTCGGCCTGTTCCTGGGGGCCGGGGCGAACATCGCCAAGGCCGGACCCAGCCTCATCTTCATGTACGCCCTGGCCGGCGTGATCATCTTCTTCATCATGCGGGCGCTCGGCGAACTGCTGCTCTACCGCCCGGTCTCGGGCTCGTTCGCGGAGTACTCCCGCGAGTTCCTCGGCCCGTTCTTCGGCTACTTCACCGGCTGGACGTACTGGCTGATGTGGGTCGTCACCGGCATGGCCGAGCTGACGGCCGCCGCGATCTACGTCAACTACTGGTTCCCGGCCGTCCCCCGGTGGGTGACCGCCCTGGTCTTCCTGGTGGTCCTCTTCGGGGTCAACCTGATCTCCGTGAAGCTCTTCGGTGAGCTGGAGTTCTGGTTCTCGATGGTGAAGGTCACCGCGCTCATCGGCATGATCGTGATCGGCCTGGGCGTGCTCACCTTCGGCTTCAGCAGCGCCGGTGACACGGCCGCCGTCTCCAACCTGTGGGCGTACGACGGCTTCTTCCCCAAGGGCGTCGGCTCGTCCCTGATGACCCTGCAGGGCGTCATGTTCGCCTACCTCGCGGTCGAGCTGGTCGGTGTCACGGCCGGCGAGTCGGAGGACCCGGAGAAGACGCTCCCGAAGGCCATCAACACGCTGCCGTGGCGCATCGCGCTGTTCTACGTCGGCGCGCTCACCGTCATCCTCTGCGTCGTGAAGTGGACCGAGTTCGCGCCCGGGGTCTCGCCGTTCGTCGAGGCGTTCGCGAAGATCGGCATCCCGGCGGGCGCCGGCATCGTCAACTTCGTCGTGCTGACGGCGGCCCTGTCGTCCTGCAACTCGGGCATGTACTCCACGGGCCGCATGCTGCGGAACCTGGCCGACAGCCGCGAGGCCCCGGCGGTCTTCCGCAAGCTCTCCTCGACGAAGACCCCGGCCTTCGGCATCACCGTCTCCGTCCTCTTCATGGGCATCGGCGTGATCCTGAACTACGTCGTCCCCGAGAAGGCCTTCGGCTACGTCACCTCGGTGGCCACCGCGGCCGGCATCTGGACCTGGCTGATGATCCTGGTCAGCCATGTCCGCTACCGGCGCGAGGTCGTCGCGGGCCGGCTGCCCGCGTCCAGCTTCCCGGCCCCGGGCGGCTCGGCGTTCAGCTGGGTGGCCATCGTGTTCCTGCTCTTCGTCACCGGCCTGATCGCGTACGACGCCGACTCCCGCATCTGCCTGTACGTGATGGCGGTCTGGGCGGCGGCCCTCGGCATCGGCTGGGCGGTCCTGAAGCGCCGCGACCCGCAGATCGCCGACCGCGGCGCGGAGGAGTTCGAGAAGGTCGGCTGAGCGCTCCGCCGGGAGGGCCGTCGATCGGCTGCGGCGCCGTCGTGGTTGTTCGCGCCCACACGGCGGAGCCGCACATCGACAGAGTCCCGCGCCCCTCAGGGCGCCGCCCGACCGCTTCTGCAGGCAACGTCCGGCATGTGGGCCGCTCCGTACCACTCTTCGGTACGGGGCGGCCCTCTGCTTATCCTGGCGACCATGCTGACCATCACCCAGGCCCTCGTCGACCAGATCGTCGCGCACGCGCGCAGGGACCACCCGGACGAGGCGTGCGGCGTCGTCGCGGGCCCGGCGGGCACGGACCGCCCCGAACGCTTCGTCCCGATGCTGAACGCGGCCATGTCGCCCACGTTCTACGAGTTCGACTCGGGCGACCTGCTCAAGCTCTACCGCGAGCTGGACGACCGCGACGAGGAGCCGGTGATCATCTACCACTCCCACACCGCGACCGAGGCCTACCCCTCCCGCACCGACATCTCCTACGCCAACGAGCCCGGCGCCCACTACGTCCTGGTCTCCACGGCGGACACCGACGCCCTCGGCGACTTCCAGTTCCGCTCGTTCCGCATCGTGGACGGCGTGGTCACAGAGGAAGACGTGAAGACGGTGGAGGCGTACTGAGACTGAGCAGGGTCGGCGTCGAGGCGGAGCCCCCTACGCCGCCTACGCCCTCCTACGCTCCTACGCAGCCGCTCGTCGCAGCAGTGACGTGATCGGGCGCCACAGCTCCGGGACCACCAGCGCGCCGAGGGGGGCGCCGTTGTCGGGGGCTGTGCGCCAGATGAGGCCGTCGGGGTGGTGGAGGACCGCCGTGATCTCGTCCGGGGTGGGTGGTGCGGCGTTGCCCCGCAGGTAGACGGCGCGCAGGCCCAGGTTGCGCAGGCGGGTCAGGGCTCGGGCGCGGTTCTGGGCGAGGACGAGGACGCGGACGTCCGTGGCGGGGCCCGGGAGGCCCTCGCGGGCGGCGGGGCGGGGCAGGTTCAGCGCCACCACCACCATGCCGTCGGGCAGCTTGCAGAAGCCTCCTGCGGCCATGCGGTCACACCCCCGTGCGAGTCGGTATCGAGGTCGGCGCCGGTGCCGGCGTCCGTGTCGGTGTCAATAAGAAGTCCACAGGACGCACCTAAACACGATCGGCGGCAACCCGCCAGGGGGTCACCGCCGATGTGTGTCTGACCTGCTAAAACGTCGGCTACTTCACCGAGGGGCCGACCTGGACCTTGATCGTCGAGCCGTTCTCGGGCTCGCTGAGGATCTTGATCGAGGTGTTGGTGTCAGTGACCTTCACACCGGCCAGCGGGGTCGCCGCGTCGTAGTACGTCGACTTGCCGTCGTCGAAGGTCGAGACGCCCGAGACGGGCTTGATCGTCACCGCGACGCCCGCCTGGTGCAGCTTGATCTTGTCCGTGCGGTGGCGGCTGAACGGCGAGTCGAAGCTCTGCAGACGGCTGTTCATCACCGTGCCGTCGGCCCACTTCAGCGGGGTCGGGTGCGCGTCGATCGGGAGGATCAGGCCCTCACCCGGGTGGACGCTGGTGTTGTCGTCCGCCTGGGAGGTGTCCCACTTCCAGATCAGCAGACCGTTCTGGTACGCGTAGTGCTCCACCCAGCCGGGACGGGTGTTCGAGAAGCCGAAGTTGTACGGGCCGACCTGGAGGGTCTTGTCGTACGACACGTACTGGCGGTTCTCGGCGATGTAGTACTGGGCGTAGTCGTCCGTGATGGACACGCCGATGCGCGAGAAGCCGGTCGCCGTCCAAGCCGCGTCCACGGTCTCCGCGTTGTCGGAGAACAGCGGTGCGCCGTTCGCCGTCAGCGTGATCTCGTCGGCCGTGAAGCCCTTCTGGGCCACGCCGCCGTCGCTGGCGTAACGGAAGCGCAGGTTGATCTTCTTGCCCGCGTAGGCGTCCAGCGGGAACGTCAGCTTCTGGTAGGCGTCGACCGTGCCGGTGAGGGCCGGCTTGCCGCTGCCGTCACGCGGGACGGCGGAGCCGTCGGCCAGCTTGCCGTCGACCGGCGTGTAGCTGGCGCCGCCGTCGGTGGAGACCTCGGCGTAGAGGTAGTCGAAGTCCTTCTCGATGTCCCACCAGGCGTCCAGGGACAGCGAGGCGGAGGACTTGCCGGTCAGGTCGACCGTGCGGGTCAGCGTGTTGCGCAGGTTGTCGCCGCTGCCGCTCCACCACTGGGTCGCGCCCTGCGCCGGGGCGACCACCTCGGTGGTGACCTTCTTCTCCGGCAGGTTGACCACGAGGGCCTGGGCGTTCTTGGTGTTGTACGCCGCGACGCCGAGCGTGTGCTGGGACTTGACGCCCGCCTTGGCCACGTCGTAGTCCAGCCAGCCCAGTTGCAGCTTGTCCCAGGCGTTCATGTCGCCGGGCAGGTCGCCGATGGACTCCTTGCCGGTGCCCAGCCACGAACCGGAGGACATCAGCGTCCAGAAGCCGGTGGAGTTGTCACCGCCGCCGGAGGTGTCGTACTCGTCCGGCAGACCGAGGTCGTGGCCGTACTCGTGGGCGTAGACGCCCAGTCCGCCGTTCTCCGGCTGGATGGTGTAGTCGCCGACCCAGATGCCGGAGTCGCCGATCTGCGCGCCGCCGAGCTTGTTGGTGTCCGGGCCGGTGGCGCCGGAGTCGGTGCCGAAGGCGTACCAGCGGTGCGCCCAGATGGCGTCCTTGCCCTGGGCGCCGCCGCCCGCGGACTCGTCCTCGCCGGCGTGCACGATCTGGAAGTGGTCGATGTAGCCGTCGGGCTCGTTGAAGTTGCCGTCGCCGTCGAAGTCGTAGCGGTCCCACTGGTCGAACGCGGCCAGCTCCGCCTTGATCTGGGCGGGGGTGGCGCCGGCGGCCTTACGCTCGGCGACCCAGGCGTTGACGCCGTCCTGGACCGCGTACCAGGCACCGGTGTTGGCGTCGTTGGAGCCGTAACGGGCCTCGTTGTAGGGGACCTTGACCCAGTCGGTCACCTCGCCGTCGACCGAGTAGCGGCCCGAGGACTGCTTCTCGTAGTACTTCTTCAGCGACTCGGTGTTCTGGCCGGTGCCGAAGTACAGGTCCTGGAAGTGCTTCTGGTTGTAGTCCGCCTGCCAGGCCGTGGAGTTGTTGTCGGCCCGGTCCGGCTTGGCTATCCGGTTGTGCAGCGGGCCCGCGGTGCCGCCGTAGCGGGGGTCGACCTGGTCGCCGAACTCGACGAGGATCGTGAAGATCTTGTCGGTCTTCTCGCGGCCGAGCTCGACGTACTTGCTCTTGTCGCCCTTGCCGCTCTTGAGCTGGACGACCTTCGAGCCGTTCCGGTCCTTCACGGCCGCCTCGCCGGAGATGACCTGCTTGAGGGCCTCCTCGCGCTGGGCGTCCTGGGTCTTGCTGAGCGGCCCGTCGAAGTCGTGCTCGTGCGCCTTCGCCGGCTGCGGGTCGTGCCCGTCCGCCGCGGGGGCCTGGGCCGAGCCTGTCTCGGCGGCCTGCGCCACTGCGAACGTCGTGAACGTCGCCGAGGCCGCCGCAAGGGCGACGACCGTCGCGGCAGTCCGATACGTCCAAGATTTGTTGGTCACTTGATGTCCTCCCACGCACGCGCCCTGCTCGCGGACAGAGGGGATCCCCGTAAGGGGAGGCCCGCGGCTTCTACGCGTGTAGTCAAGTGACGCCATTTGACTACTGGTTTAAAAGAAAAGACAGACCTTGACTTGAACAAGTCAAATGCATTATCGGGAGCCGCTGTTCGCATTGCGGACACATGACCGTTACGTGACCGAGTCCGGGGCGAGATCCGTGACGGGGTCCGGCGGGGTCCGGCGGGGTCCGGCGGGGAACTGACGGGAGCCTGGCGGGGACCCGACGGGCGCGCGGGGCAGTCCACTTGGTGGACGCCATGACTCCGTGCGCCCCCTGTGCACCGGCGCCGTGGGTTAGGTCACGCTTACCGTTCGGTCCGCTCGGGCATGCAGCCGAATAGAGTCGAGACCGCCCCCGCTTCCGAGGACACGATTGCCATGCCTCGTCCGACTGTCGCACAGCTCACGTACGGTTCCTGCACCGTCATCTTCTCGACGCTCGCCATGCTGCTGCTGTCACAGACGAGTTCGGGCCCCGGGATCGCCGTCGTCGTCGTCGCCGCGGTCGCGCTCGGCGTGCTCGTCGCCATGACGGTGCCGACGCCGAAGCCGCCGCGGGCCCCCGTGGCCCGCTCCGCGGCCAGCAACTCCGCGGCCCCGCCCGCGAGTCGGCCCGAACCCGTCTCCATCTCTGTCCCTGTCTCCGTTCCCGTCTCCGTTCCTGTGTCCGTCTCGGCTGCCGAGCCCGTCCGGGAGCGCACGGCACCCTGAAACGCGGCGGTACGACGGAGGGGCCGGCCCACGCCTCATGGCTGCGGGCCGGCCCCTCCGCCGTGCGGCGGGCGGTACGTCAGGGGGTGCTGACCACGACCGTCTTGGCCGCCTTGTCGTGCAGGCCCTGCTTGTAGGGCTTGTCGAAGTAGCTCCAGCCGCCGCAGATCGCCGTCCACAGGCAGGCGCAGCAGAACGCGAACGGCAGCCACAGCACCAGGGCCCGCACCAGTGACGTCTGCACGGAGGGCGTGGAGCCGTTGTCGAGGTTGGCCACGCGCATGCCGAGCCACTTCTTGCCGAGCGTCTGGCCGGCCTTGGCGGTGAGGATCGTGTCGTACGCGACGTACAGGATCGCGGCGACGAGCTCCCGGCCGAAGGTCTTGCCGAACTCGAGCTCGTCCGCGTCCGTCGTGTACTGCGCGACCCCGAAGGCCCACGACAGCAGCAGCACCACGACGAAGACGAGGATCATGTCGATGATCCGGGCCAGCGTGCGCCGGCCGCTGTCGGCGAGCGGCGGCATCCCGGCGAGCGGGTCGGCGGGGTAGCCGCCGTAGGGGTCACCCCCGTAGGGACCGCCGCCGTGGGGGTCACCGCCGACGGGACCGCCGCGGTACGGATCCTGGGGTCCCTGCGGGGTGTCGTACGGCGAGCCCTGCCCCCCGCCGTACGGCGGGGGCTGCTGCGGCGGCCGCTTCTTGAACGGGTCGTCCTCCGGCGGCTCGCCGCCGCCGGAGCCGGGGGGCGGTTCGGTGGTCATGCCCCCGAGTCGACCCCGAACCCCTCCGCTCCGCATCCGGCGAGCGGCCGTCCGGGGTACCGGAGTACCGGTGCCGGAGTACCGGTGCCGGAGTACCGGTGCCGGAGTACCGGTGCCGGAGTACCGGTGCCGGAGTACCGGTGCCGGAGTACCGGTGCCGGAGTACCGGTGCCGGTCAGCCGGCGACGAACGTGTGCGCCGCCTTGTCGTGCCAGCACTGCCGCCAGGGCTTGTCGAACGCGCCCCATACGACGCCCACGACGCCGACCACGAGCAGACCCGGCACGCTGTACACGAGCCAGCGGCGCAGGGCCGCCCCGAAGGACGGGGGTTCACCGCCCCCGATGTCCCGCACCTCGAGTCCGAACAGCTTCTTGCCCAGCGTGCGGCCCCACTTGGCGGTCGGCAGCGCCTCGTAGACGACCCCGAAGACCAGCAGGACGCCGAGGACGATCCCGAGGTACACCGACGTCGTGCCGTCCAGCAGCCAGACGGTGACGGTCTCGCCGGTGAGCTTGGCCGCGTCGATCTTCGCGTTGACGTGGTCGAGGGCCTTCACGCCGAGCGGTACGGCGGCGGCGGAGGTGACGGCAGCGAGGACGAGCGTGTCGACGAGACGGGCCGCCAGCCGCTTGCCGAGGCCTGCGGGACGGGCCGAGGCCTGCCGCCGGGCGGCCGCCTGGAAGATGTCCTCGACCGGCGGCTTCCAGGGCGCGACGGGCCCGTCCTCGGCCCCCGCGAGCCGGTGCACCTGCTGCGCCCAGGACGGCTGCCCGCCACCGGGACCGGGGGCCGGCGGGACGGACGCGGATGCGGATGCCTGGGCGGCACCCTGGGCGGCGACTGCGGCGGGCTGAGGCTGGGGCACGGCAGGAGCACCGGCCTGCTGGGGAACGTTGGGGGCGGCCTGCTGGGGTCCGGGGTGAGCGGCGGACGCCCGCACGCCGGGCTGGGCGGCGGGTTGCCCGCCGGGCTGGGCGGCCGGGAAGCCGGCGGGACCCTGCGGGGCGGGGGCGCCCGGCGGCTGAGCCGCGGCCGCCCGTTCGGCAGCCGCCTTCCCGGCCCCGAAGCCGGGCCTGGCAGCGGCGGGGGCGGCGGGCGCCGCCCCGGAGGCCACGGCGGGGTCAGTGCCTGCGGAGCCCGGCGCCCCGAAACCGGTGCCGGGGGCGGCAGCGCCCTGCCCTTGCCCGCCGAAACCCGAGCCGGGGGCAGCAGCGCCCGAACCCGGCGCGCCGAAACCCGCCCCAGGCGCCGCGCCGCTGCCGGCCGCGCCGACAGGTCCCTGGGTCCCGAAGTCGGCCGCGGCCGGACCCGCCGGACCCGGCGCGCCGAAACCGGTCGCGGCCCCGCCGCTGTCCTGCGCCGCCGCAGGGAACGTCGGGGCGGGCGTGCTTCCGGGGTGTGCGCCGGGGGCGGCCGGGTGGTGGGGTGTGCGCGGGGGCGGCGTGCGGAAGGTGACCGTGCCCTCGTCAGGGACGGGGCCCCCGGGGCCGGACGCACCGGACGGGGCCGTACCGGACGGCGATCCGGCCACCCCCGCTCCCCCGTCGCCCGACGTCGGCCGGCGGAAGACGAACGTGCCCCCGGAGACCACGTCCCCGGCCCCGGCCCCGCCGCCGTCCTCCGGTTCTGTGGGCGGGATCGTCGCCGTGCCGTCCGTGCTCGTCGACTGGCCGCCGGGCTGGGCCGGAGACGGGAGCCTCGGGTCGGGGGTCTGCGGGCCGCCGCCCCAGGAGACCCGGCGGTCCTGGTCACCGCCGAAGCCGGACTGGTGGGAGCGGTCGGCGCCCCACGCGGAGGCCGGCTCGGGCCGGCCGGCGTAGGGGTCGGCCGGGGCCGGGTCCTCGTCGAAGAAGTGCGGGCCGGTCTCCTCGACGGAGGCCGGGGGCGCGCCGGACGGGGGCGTGAGCGGTCCGCCGTCGGACGGGGCGGGTCGGCTGGTGCCCGGTACCCAGGCGGAGCCGTTCCAGTACCGGACGTATCCAGGGATGGACGGGTCCGGGTAAAACCCTTCGCGGGGCCGGTCGTCGCCGGGTGCCGGGGTTGGGGCGCTCATGTCCGTCGTCCCGTATCTGCTCGGGGGTGGGATGGGAACCTCCACATCTATCAGACCGGCGCGGCCGCCATCGCCAGTCCCGTCGGACCCGCCCTTTTACGGGCAACCCCGTGCACGCTCTTCACAGGTTCGGAACCACCCGCCGGAACACCCGTAGGGACACCAGCCGGAACCCGTCGCCGGAAGCCGCCGAAAAAAGTTCTCCGAACCCGCGTAATGGATCCGGCTCCACCCTCTCTCCACTCGTAAGGGCCCAACGGGTGCCCGTACGAGGTC
The Streptomyces sp. NBC_01485 genome window above contains:
- a CDS encoding immune inhibitor A domain-containing protein, translating into MTNKSWTYRTAATVVALAAASATFTTFAVAQAAETGSAQAPAADGHDPQPAKAHEHDFDGPLSKTQDAQREEALKQVISGEAAVKDRNGSKVVQLKSGKGDKSKYVELGREKTDKIFTILVEFGDQVDPRYGGTAGPLHNRIAKPDRADNNSTAWQADYNQKHFQDLYFGTGQNTESLKKYYEKQSSGRYSVDGEVTDWVKVPYNEARYGSNDANTGAWYAVQDGVNAWVAERKAAGATPAQIKAELAAFDQWDRYDFDGDGNFNEPDGYIDHFQIVHAGEDESAGGGAQGKDAIWAHRWYAFGTDSGATGPDTNKLGGAQIGDSGIWVGDYTIQPENGGLGVYAHEYGHDLGLPDEYDTSGGGDNSTGFWTLMSSGSWLGTGKESIGDLPGDMNAWDKLQLGWLDYDVAKAGVKSQHTLGVAAYNTKNAQALVVNLPEKKVTTEVVAPAQGATQWWSGSGDNLRNTLTRTVDLTGKSSASLSLDAWWDIEKDFDYLYAEVSTDGGASYTPVDGKLADGSAVPRDGSGKPALTGTVDAYQKLTFPLDAYAGKKINLRFRYASDGGVAQKGFTADEITLTANGAPLFSDNAETVDAAWTATGFSRIGVSITDDYAQYYIAENRQYVSYDKTLQVGPYNFGFSNTRPGWVEHYAYQNGLLIWKWDTSQADDNTSVHPGEGLILPIDAHPTPLKWADGTVMNSRLQSFDSPFSRHRTDKIKLHQAGVAVTIKPVSGVSTFDDGKSTYYDAATPLAGVKVTDTNTSIKILSEPENGSTIKVQVGPSVK
- a CDS encoding DUF2017 domain-containing protein yields the protein MPGHFEPIPGGGAAVALDDVEISIIRSLAVQLLELIGPGPAEDAPDDPLAELFAEGPSEPPADPVLRRLFPDAYTDPEGTPGPKRADEQKAHSAEFRRFTENDLRAGKRENALAVVRSLDALAAETAGAGGAAGAGGAVLKLTPQESQQWLRALNDLRLAIGARLEITDEDDTDLLYRLPDEDPRKPMVMAYLWLGGLQETLVTTLLP
- a CDS encoding nicotinate phosphoribosyltransferase, with the translated sequence MNTADLGLPQEERREALPQKGGGGRRVGVPSTALFTDQYELTMVQAALKAGTAERRSVFEVFTRRLPEGRRYGVVAGTGRVLDAVENFRFDAAVLGFLRERGIVDEETSQWLAGYRFSGDIWGYPEGEVYFPGSPIMRVEGSFAECVLLETVILSILNHDSAIAAAASRMSSAAGGRPLVEMGARRTHELAAVAASRAAYVGGFTTTSDLAAGFRYGIPTVGTSAHAFTLLHDSERDAFRAQVDSLGRGTTLLVDTYDVAEAVRTAVEVAGPELGAVRIDSGDLLLVAHRVRQQLDALGATETRIIVTSDLDEYAIASLAAAPVDAYGVGTQLVTGSGHPTCSMVYKLVARAESADPKAPLVSVAKKSSGGKTSVGGRKWAARRPDAYGVAEAEVVGTGAVPAELADHQLLVELVKGGEVVAREPLDVVRDRHTASRAHLPLSATQLSRGEPVIPTEYVQARSGNPGN
- a CDS encoding amino acid permease; amino-acid sequence: MSEKAPEEGYERGLGSRQVQMIAIGGAIGVGLFLGAGANIAKAGPSLIFMYALAGVIIFFIMRALGELLLYRPVSGSFAEYSREFLGPFFGYFTGWTYWLMWVVTGMAELTAAAIYVNYWFPAVPRWVTALVFLVVLFGVNLISVKLFGELEFWFSMVKVTALIGMIVIGLGVLTFGFSSAGDTAAVSNLWAYDGFFPKGVGSSLMTLQGVMFAYLAVELVGVTAGESEDPEKTLPKAINTLPWRIALFYVGALTVILCVVKWTEFAPGVSPFVEAFAKIGIPAGAGIVNFVVLTAALSSCNSGMYSTGRMLRNLADSREAPAVFRKLSSTKTPAFGITVSVLFMGIGVILNYVVPEKAFGYVTSVATAAGIWTWLMILVSHVRYRREVVAGRLPASSFPAPGGSAFSWVAIVFLLFVTGLIAYDADSRICLYVMAVWAAALGIGWAVLKRRDPQIADRGAEEFEKVG
- a CDS encoding RDD family protein, which translates into the protein MSAPTPAPGDDRPREGFYPDPSIPGYVRYWNGSAWVPGTSRPAPSDGGPLTPPSGAPPASVEETGPHFFDEDPAPADPYAGRPEPASAWGADRSHQSGFGGDQDRRVSWGGGPQTPDPRLPSPAQPGGQSTSTDGTATIPPTEPEDGGGAGAGDVVSGGTFVFRRPTSGDGGAGVAGSPSGTAPSGASGPGGPVPDEGTVTFRTPPPRTPHHPAAPGAHPGSTPAPTFPAAAQDSGGAATGFGAPGPAGPAAADFGTQGPVGAAGSGAAPGAGFGAPGSGAAAPGSGFGGQGQGAAAPGTGFGAPGSAGTDPAVASGAAPAAPAAARPGFGAGKAAAERAAAAQPPGAPAPQGPAGFPAAQPGGQPAAQPGVRASAAHPGPQQAAPNVPQQAGAPAVPQPQPAAVAAQGAAQASASASVPPAPGPGGGQPSWAQQVHRLAGAEDGPVAPWKPPVEDIFQAAARRQASARPAGLGKRLAARLVDTLVLAAVTSAAAVPLGVKALDHVNAKIDAAKLTGETVTVWLLDGTTSVYLGIVLGVLLVFGVVYEALPTAKWGRTLGKKLFGLEVRDIGGGEPPSFGAALRRWLVYSVPGLLVVGVVGVVWGAFDKPWRQCWHDKAAHTFVAG
- a CDS encoding RDD family protein, with amino-acid sequence MTTEPPPGSGGGEPPEDDPFKKRPPQQPPPYGGGQGSPYDTPQGPQDPYRGGPVGGDPHGGGPYGGDPYGGYPADPLAGMPPLADSGRRTLARIIDMILVFVVVLLLSWAFGVAQYTTDADELEFGKTFGRELVAAILYVAYDTILTAKAGQTLGKKWLGMRVANLDNGSTPSVQTSLVRALVLWLPFAFCCACLWTAICGGWSYFDKPYKQGLHDKAAKTVVVSTP
- a CDS encoding Mov34/MPN/PAD-1 family protein, yielding MLTITQALVDQIVAHARRDHPDEACGVVAGPAGTDRPERFVPMLNAAMSPTFYEFDSGDLLKLYRELDDRDEEPVIIYHSHTATEAYPSRTDISYANEPGAHYVLVSTADTDALGDFQFRSFRIVDGVVTEEDVKTVEAY
- the clpS gene encoding ATP-dependent Clp protease adapter ClpS, producing the protein MTSPAPLEIERTESAEEVFAVPEPDVPWVTIVHNDPVNLMSYVTYVFQTYFGYSKDKATKLMLDVHHKGRAVVSSGSREEMERDVQAMHGYGLWATLQQDRK